In Candidatus Obscuribacterales bacterium, the DNA window ATTGACTTTGGCATTGCCCGAGAGTTTACCCCCGGCGTTACCCAGGAGCACACCAGTTTGCTGTCGGTGGGCTATGCCCCAATTGAGCAATATGCCCATCGAGAAAAGCGATCTGCTGCCACCGATGTGTATGGACTTGCTGCCACCCTCTATGCTCTCTTGACGGCCCAAGTGCCCATTGCCTCCATCTTGCGGAGCCGCCAGCCCATGGCTGCTCCCCGAGATCTGCAGCCCACCATTAGCACAGCAGTGAGTCAAGCGGTGATGCGAGGCATGGCCGTCGAACCCCAGTTTCGTCCGCCCACTATTGCTGATTGGCTGGCGATGTTACCTGATGGTGTGCCAACTACCCCGCCGACGAGTCCACCTGTGCTTCATGGGTTAGGTCAGTCAGGTCAACCTAATCAATCCAGTCAACCCAGTCAACCCAGCCAACCAGCCCAGCCTCTTGAGCAACCGATGACGGGTCCCACGTTGGCTGTTGCACCGGGCTATGTGCCATCTGCTCCCGTAGCCTATGGCCCTTCCGGCTCGCCGCCGATGGTGCCAGCGCATGTCTCGTCTGCGCCACCTGCTGTCGTGGTTCATACCGTACCTACGCAGCAGTCACAGGGGGGAATTTGGGGTTGGGTGTTTGTGAGCTTGGCGGCGATCGCTGCGGCCGCGATTATGGGGTTGACGGTGTTAATTATGCAGTCTCGGCAATCCAATCTATTGGACGAGCCAGCGGCTCCTAGCCCAGAAACGTCGCCCGTAACTGAACCGCCAGCGGAGCAACCGGAGCGATCGCAAC includes these proteins:
- a CDS encoding serine/threonine-protein kinase, coding for MIDPLMMQTLQDGKYTLSDVLGQGGFGTTYRATHRDLQQTVVIKTLSPANREHPQFAQVEHLFRDEARRLAVCTHPNIVRVSDFFTEDGIPYMVMDYIPGKTLDQVVFPHQPLPEAIAIHYIRQIGAALHLVHSNGLLHRDVKPQNIILREGTDEVVLIDFGIAREFTPGVTQEHTSLLSVGYAPIEQYAHREKRSAATDVYGLAATLYALLTAQVPIASILRSRQPMAAPRDLQPTISTAVSQAVMRGMAVEPQFRPPTIADWLAMLPDGVPTTPPTSPPVLHGLGQSGQPNQSSQPSQPSQPAQPLEQPMTGPTLAVAPGYVPSAPVAYGPSGSPPMVPAHVSSAPPAVVVHTVPTQQSQGGIWGWVFVSLAAIAAAAIMGLTVLIMQSRQSNLLDEPAAPSPETSPVTEPPAEQPERSQPSGSESSPAPSPAPSPAPAPTPRPTPAPAPTPRPSPSPSPSPTRDSTSGSSQEDEEENFFRQGGGPTRHRDGN